GGCCCACGCCGTTCCCGCGGCGTGGGGCCGTAGCCCAATTGGCAGAGGCACACGGTTTAGGTCCGTGCCAGTGAGGGTTCGAGTCCCTCCGGCCCCACTTCTGTGACCTGCGAAAACACCCCCGTTCTATCCGTTTTGTCCGGTTCGCGGGCACGGAATGGGCACAACCTGGGCAGATACGGCGTGACGTTGGCACCGGCGGACACTGCCAGCGAAGCGGCGGTGTGCCGGAGGTCGTGCGGGGTGAGCCGGGGAACGCCGGCGTCCTGCCACGCCTTCTCGAACCAGCCGAGGGTGCCGTTCGGCTGCCGCAGGTAGCCACCTTTCGGGGCCTGGAACACCAGATCGCTGGGTTGCCTGTCCTCGCACAGTTCGGCCAGCCGTTGGATGCGGAAGGCCGGCACGGGAACTGTCCGCCGGTGGTGGGTCTTGGGCGTTCCGACGTGCACGTGCGCACCAAGGCCGACCGCGTTCTGGGCGATGGCGAGGCGGCGCTGGCTCAGGCTCACGTCCATGACCCGCAGCCCGGTGGCCTCGCCCCAGCGCAATCCGCAGTAGGCGAGCGTCAACACCAGTGAGCCGTACTTCCCAGACGCAGCGGCCAGCTCGTGCACCTCCGGTGGGTCAGGTACGTGTGTTCGCGACCGATCTTGCGGGGGAGGTTCACTCCCCTGGCCGGATTGACCAGCATGCGGCGGTCCTTGACTGCGTCGTCCAGTACCGCGGCCAGCAATCCGTAGGCCCTGGTGACCGTGGTGGCGCCACTGCCGCGATCAGTCATCGCGGACACCCATTGCTGCACCTCGGTGTGCCTGATCCCGCCGATCTGACGCTCCGCCCAGATGCCCCGAACATGGACACGCCACGCAGATTCAAGAGGTCGGTGGGCCGATGGCTTGAGATGTGTCTGACGGGTCAGCCAACTCGTGGCCAGTTCGCCCACTGGCAACCGGCTGTCAGCGGGTGCTACGTACTCCCCCTGCAGCTTCGATACCTCGAGCCGGGCGGCAAACTCCTCCGCCGAGCGCTTGGTCGTGAAGCCCCGCTTCTTGGTCTGCAGGTTATTCAGGCGGCGGTAGGGCACCTAATATCGCCTGGCCCCGTTCGCTAGTGCGTAGGCCTCGATGGTTGCCATCGTTCTCCTATTCGTCGCCGAGTCCCCGGGCGGGGCCGAGACGTATGGCCTCCAGACCTCTGCCCCAGGCACTACGTCCACCGCAATGCTCCGACCTGCCGACAGCCGCCACCAACGCGAATACCAGCACAATCAATGCAAGAACGGCATTTCAATTGTATTCATCACGACGCCAGCATTATCGACGGATTGTCTCACCAGTGAGCCGTTGCGGGCCACGACCTGCGCGGCGTAGGAATCGGCCTCGACCGGTCGTGGCACCAGCGACCAACACAGCTTGCTGATGTCAACCGCATTCCCCGCCCAGCAGGGTGGTGACGCTATCGGCTGCGGGGGGCGAGCGACAGCAACTTCACCGGGCGGCCCGGGCCCGGGCGGGCGATGGCCACCCCGACGGCGGTGTCGTCGGCCATCGCCCGGGCAGTGACCACATTGCCGGGCCCAACTCGAAGCGGCGGACGGTGCTGCCGTCTACGTCGTGCGCGGTGACAGGACCGGCAGCCACGGCGCACGATGCTCCGTGTCCTCTTGCCAGGTGCGGCCCAGCCGCCACCGCAGACCAGCCGCGTGCAATTGGGCGCGGGCGTCGTCGGTCTGCTGGTACCAGGTCATCGCCAGTTCCGACGGCGGCCGTTCAATCTCGGGCGGTGGCTGCCCGGTACTGGTGTCCGCGGTGACAGCCAACTGGGCGGGTAGATCGGCGCCCCACGGCAACGGCACGTAGCGGGCTGGTCCGCAGCACCTCGTAGGTGTCAACGCCCAGGTGCCGCAGACGCCACGGGTCGTCATCCACTTCGATCACCACCGCCTCGGCGGCGGCGTGCAGCGCCCGTACCGGCCGGTTGATCATCAACCGGTCCTGCTGACCATCTGCGCGGACACGCAGCACGGTCGACCAGCCGAAATCAGTCAGCGTTGCGGGCGTGGCGTCGGCCTCCTGCAGAAGTTCCTGATTCAGTGGCGCGGCCATGCACCACGCCCCACCCAACCCGCAGGCAGCCAGTTGCATCCCGTCGGTCCACGCCACCGTCCGGGCACCGCCGGGTCCGATGCCAAGAAGCGCACCAAACCGCTCCTGCTGAGCCCAGACGGACAACCCCGTCGCTCATCAGCGTCGGCCCGGGTCAAACAAGGCTGGCCGCGGCCGGCAACTCCGACCAACCCACCACATCCACGACCGCACCGGAAGCAGGATTCACGATGGCAGCGACCGGCTGGAACTGATCAACCACCCACAAGCCCGATGACATGGACAACAGGAACCCAGGACGAAGAAAACGCACCAACCGAACCTGACACGGACAGCCGCATCACCATCATCCGCACCGCTGTGTGCCCGTGCACGTCCCGTAGGAGGCACCCCAACGACAACGAACACCGGACAGGTCTTCCGGGAATGTCCTGCTCAGACCACCTGAGCTATGGCACCGGCGCAACATACGGCCGGGTGAGGTTCCCCTTACGGGCGGCCAGATCGATGATCCAAATCGGACACCCGCACACCTCGGGCATCCCTAGACTGCGCGGATGACGGATTCGCAACACGTGTTCGTGTCGTACGTGCATGAGGACTCTGACCGGGTCGACCTTCTCTGCAAGGTGCTGGAAGCAGCGCAGATCCCTTACTGGAGAGACCGCAACAACCTTGGGCCCGGTGACGCGTGGAAAACCAAGATCCGCGAGGCCATCCAGTCGAACGCGTTGGTCTTCTTGCCGTGTTTTTCGGAGCGCTCACGCGCCAAAAGCACGACCCACATGAACGAAGAACTCACTCTCGCAGTGGATGAGTTCCGGAAGATGCCGCCCGGCCGAGTCTGGTTGATGCCCGTCCGATTCGACGATGGGCCGGTACCCGTCTGGGACCTGGGAGCAGGGCGATCCCTCGGCGACCTCAATTACGTCGACCTCTTCGGCGACGCATACGCGGTGGGCGCGGCCGCGCTCGTAGCCGCGGTCAGCCGACTCATGGGCGAGTCTGGTCCCGATGCGGCGACCGTGCAAGCCGCGGTAGCGCAAGCCGACGAAGGCGACCGTCCTTCTCTGGTCCGCCGCCTGACGAAGGAAATGCTGCCGGACCCCGCCCGCCGCATCGAACTAGACGACACCATTAGGCAAGAAACGCGCACGGTACTGACAGCACTTGACGATTCTCAGCGGTTTCCGATTGATACTCTTCCGGGCGCCACTAGGGACCAGCAAATCGTTAGCGTGGTCGAATATGCAACGGCTATCTGGCATCTCGTGCAGCCATTCTGCGAGTCTCTGCAGGTTGCCACCCGATGGGCCGACCTCACGCAGCTTGCGCCTTGGACCGCTGGCCTCCGCTCCTTTGGCAGCGACGCAACGAAGGTGCGAGCTGGGTTCCCCGTGATCACGGATCTACGTCATATCCCTTTGCTGGTCAGCACGATGGCTGTTGGTCTGACTGGCGTGGGCAGCGACCGGTGGGAGAACGTTAAGGCGCTAGTTGTTGACCCCACGGTCACCGGGCGCGGGTCAGAGACCGCCGAGTCCTTGATAAACGTTTCCACCCCGTGGTCCCCCTTTGCTAACCTGGATATGACCGCACATGCTCTTGCCCGCGCCACCGTGTTTGGCGAAGAACCAGCCGCCGCGCTCGCTGTATTCACAGTCGGCAGGGTTGGCCAGTACCACACTCCAGTCAATGAGTGGCTACACGCAATCCTCCGTCCAATGTTTCTTGATCTATTTCCGGACGACGAAACTTATAACCAGGAATTCGACCGCGCAGAGATCATGCTGGGCCTGATCTCAGCGGACATTGGCCTCCAGCGGGCGGAAGGTACCGGCTCGTCGTGGCGGAGGTCTCGCTGGTTCGGACGATCAACATGGCGGGCCGGCCATTCGCACCCCAACATGTTGGCGATCGCCTCGAGCCAGCTCGACCTACAGCAGGCCGACTGGGCGCCGCTTCGCGGCGGCCTATTCGGCCGTGACCCGGCGCGCGCCCGGGCCGCAATCGATACGTACAGGACGACATTTGACCAGGTGAGCAACGAGCGCTCCTGGTAGCTACTCAGCTGCGGTCGGGCTCTGTACCCCACACAGTCACCCGGCCAGGCTCATGCGGATGGTCCCGGACCCGATCGGCGACCGGTCACGGATCTCTTATCGGGCAATGCCGTGGCGTCAGGTTGCGGATAGGAGGCGTTGGTAGAGGTTGCGGGTGGCCGGGCTCGGTGAAACCCCGAGCTGGTCGCGCAGTGTGTCGCAGAGCCGCTGGTACACCTCCAGAGCTTCGGCGAGGTTGTCCTGGGCGGTGAGGGCTTGCATGAGGTAGCGGTAGCCGCTCTCACGTAGTGGGGCGAGTCGGATGAGTTGCCGCCCGGCTCGTTCCGCGCCGGCGAGCTCGGTTCCGGCGATGCCGAGTTCAGCGGCGGCGTAGCACTCCAAGGCGCGTAGCCGCAGCATGTCGAGTTGGTTTCGGATCTCGTTGATCCATGCCGCGTCTTCACCTGGGAGGAACCCCCGTTCGGCGGCGAACAGCGCGACCAGGACCGGCCCCCAGGCGCGGCTCCAGTCTCGTTGCGCGACGGCGGACTCGGCGTGGTGGATCGCGTCGAGTGCGGCTTCCAGGTCGACCCAGGCGCCTGGCATGCAGAGCCGTAGGGTGGCGCGGCCCTCCACAGCCTCGGCGCCCAGTACGCGGCGGAGTTTGGAGATCAGCGGGTTGAGTCGGGCGTCGAAGGCGGCGGGATCGGGCTCGCGCCACAATGCCTCGGCCAACTCGTCCCGCGGGATGTGGCGGTGCCGGTTGGCGACCAGATAGATGAACAGCAGTCGGCCCTGCCGCCCGGGCAGAGCTGTATCCAGGCGCTGCCCGTCGCGTTCGACGGCGAGCTGCCCGCAGATCTGGATCCGCACTGGCCGCGACGCCAAGGTCACGCCATCATGATGGCAGCACCCTGACCCGTCCGGGCAGCGGTTCCGATGCTGATGGTGCGGGAGGTTCGATGGCGAAGATGATCCGCTGCGAGTGCGGATTCGTAGTCCGCGGTGACACCGACGATCAGGTCGTGGGTGCGATCCGGGAACATATGGCCGCCGACCATCCGGCGTTGTTGAAGGCGGTCAGCCGACAGGACCTGCTCGGTTGGATCCAGGTCGAGTAGCCGTGCGCGCGCCGGTACCCGGACGTCGCGGCACGCCAAGGTTGCGCCAACCTCCCGGCAACGGCGGTGTCGTAGAACTTCGCGTAGGCAGTATTCGACCGCGAAGGAGCTCCCGATGACAGCCACGTCGCCCGCAGTGCTGATCGGTGCCGAGGAACTGGCCGGGCGTCTGGGGGAGCCCGACATAGTGGTGGTCGAGGTGGACGTCAACTCCACGGCCTTCGACGAATGGCACATCGACGGCGCCGCCCTCTGGAACGTCTACGCCGACCTCAAGGACACCGAGTACCACACCGTCGACACGACCGGGCTGGAGGAACTGCTGGCCCGCACGGGGATCGGTCCGGACTCGACGGTCGTCTTCTACGGCTACGCCCCGGCGTTGGGCTTCTGGCTACTCAAGTGCTACGGGCACACCGACGTGCGGATCCTGAACTGCTCACGACAGGCGTGGCGGACCGGCGGACACCCCTGGAGCACCACACGCCGCCAGCCGCGGAGCGGCGACTACCGGCTCGGCCAGCCCGACCCGCGGCTGCGGGCCACCCACGCGTCGGTGCGCAACGCGATCGGTGATCCGGGCACCACGCTGCTCGACGTTCGCTCCCGACCCGAGTACGACGGCGAACGGTTCTGGCCCTCCGGCGGCATGGACCCGGACGGCCGCGCCGGACACGTGCCCACCGCGATCCACCAGCCAATCGACGGTCTGTACGACTCGCGCGGGGCCTTCCTTCCCACGGCCGACCTACGCACCCTGTTCTCCTCGGCCGATCTCGACAGCTCCGGCGAGCTGATTACCTACTGCACCATCGGCGGCCGCGCGGCCACCGCCTGGTTCGTCCTCACCCAGCTACTCGGCGGCGACCACGTCCGCGTCTACGACGGCTCCTGGGCTGAATGGGGACGCACCCCCGACACCCCCGTCGATACCAACTATCAGCAACCAATCGGAGGAACCGAAATGCCTGAACTGAACCGCACCGGACTGATCCGGATGAGCCTGGACGAGCCCGAGGAGGTCCGCACGTTCGAGGCCGGCAGCGGTCAACTCGAACTGGTCAACCTGCACGCCGGACCGGTTGGCCGGGCCACCTTCCAGCCTGGCTGGCGCTGGTCGACCCACGTCAAGCCGATCGCCGCCACCGAGTCCTGCCAGGCAGCGCACACCGGCTACTTCGTCTCCGGTCGGATGAAGGTTGTCATGACCGACAGCGGCGAAGAGATCGAGTACGGCCCAGGCGACTTCGCCATCATGGCACCCGGCCACGACGCGTGGATCCTCGGCGACGAGCCCTGCGTGGTCATCGACTGGCAAGGCTTCGCCGACTACGCCAAACCGCACAACTGAACCCCACCTGCGGTGCCAGTGCGGGCGGGCCGCCGGTGCGCCGCTCACCCGCAAGCGGAACCAGCTATGGCAAGAAGTGTGAGTCGCAGCGCGGGATCAGGCAGGTTCGTCAGCAAGGCGACCGTCGCTCGGTGGCCGGGCAAGACCACGACGGAACGCGTCGGATCGGGCACCGCAAACAGGCTCTTCGCAGTTGAGGGTGTAGTCGGGGGTCGGCGCGTCGCTCCGGGGATCGAGTCGAGGTCTTCCGATGATGGTGGTTCCTACGCCGTCCATCTGGAAGACCTCGACATGGCTGACTCTACTTTTGCGACCCCTGATCTGACCACGTTCGCCCGGCTGGACACGCTCGGTCTGCAGGTGACCGGGCAGTTTCTGGAGCCGGACCGGGCGGTGTTGGCCTGTCGAGCCGTCAAGGGGGACGAGCTGTGTCGGGCGTGTGGTGAGCCCGGCCGGCCGCGGGATTCCACCACCCGGCGGCTGGCGCACGAGCCCTTCGGGTGGCGACCGACGATCCTTTTGGTCACCGTCCGCCGGTTCCGCTGCGACGGCTGCGGTTTGGTGTGGCGGCAGGACACCTCGGCGGCGGCCGAACCGCGGGCCCGGCTCTCGCGCGGCGGGTTGCGGTGGGCCCTGACTGCGCTGGTCTGCCAGCACCTAACCGTCGCCAGGATCGCTGAGGCACTGGGCGTTTCATGGAACACCGCCAACGACGCGGTACTGACCGAGGGCCGGCGGGTGCTGATCAGCGACCCGAGCCGCTTCGACGGGGTCAGGGTCATCGGCGTGGACGAGCACGTGTGGCGGCACACCCGCCGGGGGGACAAATTTGTCACCGTCATCATCGACCTGACCCCGGTCCGGGACCGGACCGGGCCGGCCCGGCTCCTGGACATGGTGGAGGGCCGGTCCAAACAGGTGTTCAAGACGTGGCTGTCCCAGCGGCCCGAGACGTGGCGCACTGGTGTGGAAGTCGTCGCGATGGACGGGTTCACCGGTTTCAAGACCGCCGCCGTGGAGGAACTCGACGAAGTCACCGTGGTGATGGACCCGTTCCACGTCGTGCGCCTGGCCGGGCAATGCCTGGAGCTGTGCCGACGGCGGATCCAACTGGCCACCACCGGCCACCGGGGCCACTCCGGCGACCCGCTGTATTCAGCTCGCCGCACCTTGAGTACCGGCGCCGACCTGCTCACCGAGAAACAGCAACTGCGAATCGCGGAACTGTTCGCGAATGAGCAGCATCTGGCCGTGGAAGCCACCTGGGGCGTCTACCAAATCATGATCAGCGCCTACCGTGACCCCAACCGGGCGGCCGGGAAGAACCGGATCCGGCAGCTGATCGACTCCCTCGCCAGCGGCGTCCCGGCCGCTCTGATCGAGGTCCGCACCCTCGGCCGAACCTTGAGGAAACGAGCCAGCGACATCCTGGCCTACTTCGACCGCCCGGGCACCAGCAACGGACCGACCGAAGCGATCAACGGCCGCCTTGAACACCTCCGCGGCTCCGCGTTGGGCTTCCGCAGCCTCACCAACTACATCGCCCGATCACTCATGGAAACCGGCGGATTCAGACCCGGACTACACCTTCGATTGCGATGAGCCCGCAAACAGCCGCACGGTCAACAGGTCGGCATCCACCGGCAAGTTCGTCACACAGGCAACGGTCAACCGCAATCCCGGCGGAACGATCCAGCAGCAGGTCTGACCCGACTACCTCCGTGCGGAGTGGCCGTCGCGCCGCTCCGCGCGGAGGGCTAGAGGCGTCTTACGCGATCTGATCCGGGCGGTACGACGACACCAGCGCCTCATTGGCGCCAGCGACATGGATCGCGACCCGCACGCGGCCGTTGTGACTATCGATGACCGTCGCATCGTGCCGACGCGCACCTAGTGGGACATTGACAGTGGTGCCGGCCACAAATCGGCCGGACTTGGCGGACCGCGAGACGGTCTTAGCCACCGTTGAAGCTGGCTTCACCTTGCGCACGCTCGCGGTCGACGTCGCAGCGGTAACCGACCTTGCGGACTTGGCTGACCGTGCGACCGACTTAGTAGACCGGCTCGTCGTGCCACTGCGCTCGGAGTCCTTCGCGCTCGACATCGTCACCTGCCTCCTACCACGGTCGCTGTCCGGTCAGATCCTTCAAGTATGCGTGCATCACGGCGTCAAGACCAGTAGCAACCTGATTGAGCGTCGATCGCCACTTCCTGCACGTCACTAGGCTAAGGGGTTGCTGAGCACCGCACTCTGCGAGCTTCTTTGCGTCTTGGTGTGCGATTGCGTTTCTCGCGTCGTTGAGTCGGTCCATGTTTGTGACATACCGTGTGTAACGGCTCGGGTACTTGGTTCCAAGGTCATCTTTCAAGCTAACGCCAAATGGGCTGAAGTCATTGCATACGTTGGCCCAATTGGCATTCCCTGTGTCGAGCTTTCGAGCGCGACCCATGAAGACGCGAAAAACTTCGTCTAGTCTGGTGGGTAGCGGAATGGAGTCCAAGACAGCGTTCAGACACTCGTCGTGCAGCTCCCGACAGAAGCCCTGAAATTCTGAGGCCATCCGTACGATCAGCGCGTGGTTGATCTCGGCGATGTTGTACTTTCGCCCACGGGTTCCGCCACTGACTGCCATGTGGGCTGCGAATAGGTTGTCGATGCTGACGGCCCGGTCGGTTCGCCACCCGGCCAGTGCAAGGGACACCATCCTCAGGACCTCCTTAGCTGTTCTGCCCCGAGCGGTTGGTGACGACCGCCGTGCGGTGCACGGGCGGGAAGCCTCGTCGTGCGGTGTGGGTCGATGGTAGTTGTAGCGGTGCAGGAACGGTGACCGGTCAGCGATGCTGCTTGACGTTCCGACTCTCTAGAGATCTAGATGGAGACGAAGTGCGTCGTCGATCTCGGCCAACAAGGATGCCTGTAGCAGCCCCAGAGATGGCCCCACCCGCTCGACCGCGACGGAACGGACCTGTTCGGCCTGGGCCTTGGAGGCCACGCGCAGACCGACAGCGTCGGCGGGAATCAGCACCTGGAACGGGAACACCCGAGCGGTGTTACTGGTCAGGGGCACCACGGTGACAACGCCGCGACCCAGCCTCGCAGCGGCGGAGTTAGCCCGATCGTTGCTCACCACCACCGCGGGCCGCTGCTTGTTGGCCTCGCTGCCCCTGACAGGATCCAAATCGACCAGCCGAATCTCGCCGCGACGCATCAGGACAACCCGTCGGATGCCGTCGTCTCCCACATCTCACGCTCACCTGACCGGTCCCAGTCCTCCCAGGCCGCCGCATAGTCGTCTTCCAGACTGGACCGGCGCAACAATCGAATGGCCTGGTGCAGAGCCGCCGATCGAGATCCCAATCCTGCCCTACGGGCGTGCTCATCCAGCACAGCCACATCGTCATCGGGCAGGCTAACGCTCAGTTTCATACCCCGATGCTACCCGAGTAGCACGCCCTGTGCCGCCCCTGCCGGGAGCCCAGTGCACGACCCGAACGTCTTTCGGTTCCCGAGCGGCAGTCGTGTGCACCGTCGCCTTCCCGCGGCGGTACACACGACTGGAAGGGTCATTTGACGGTATGAACCGCACTGGCTCCGGTGGAGACTCTTGACCTTGGGAACGTGGATGGAGTCATGGGATCTGAGGTTTCACCGGGCAAGCCGACCACCCGTCGGTATTCGCCTGCGGAGAAGGAGCAGGCGGTCCGGCTGGTCCGGCAGTTGCGCTCCGAACTGGGCACCGATCAAGGGACCGTGCACCGGGTCGCGCGGCAGCTCGGTTACGGCGCTGAGTCGGTGCGGTCCTGGGTGCGGCAGGCCGACATCGACGACGGACGCAAGCCGGGAGTGTCGACCAGCGAGGCGAGCCGGATCGCCGAGCTGGAGCAGGAGAACCGAGAATTGAAGCGCGCCAACGAGATTCTGAAGCGGGCAGCCAGTTTCTTCGGGGCGGAGCTCGACCGCCAACACAAGAAGTAGTCGCGTTCATCGACGCCAACCGCGCCGAGTTCGGAGTCGAGCCGATCATCACCACGCTGGCCAGCGCCGAGGTGACGATCGCTCCGAGCAGCTACTACGCCGCCAAGACCCGGCCGCCCTCAGCGCGCCAACAGCGGGACGAGCAGCTGATCCCGCAGCTGCGCGCCCTGTGGCAGGGCAACTATCGGGTCTACGGCGCTCGGAAACTGTGGAAGGCCGCCCGTCGGGCCGGGCACGACATCGGTCGGGACCAGGTTGCCCGGCTGATGCGCGCAGCCGGGATCCAGGGTGTCCGCCGCGGCCGGCAGATCCGCACGACCCGCCCGGACCCGGCGGCGCCGCGGCACCCGGACCTGGTGAAACGGAACTTCACCGCGAAGGAACCGAACCAGCTGTGGGTGACCGACCTGACGTATGTCCCGACGTGGTCCGGCATCGCCTACGTGTGTTTCCTGGTCGATGTGTATTCGCGGATGATCGTGGGGTGGCGGGTCGCGGGCCATATGCGGACCGAGACGGTCCTGGATGCGATCGAGATGGCCCGGTGGAGCCGCGGCACCCGGATCGACGGGTTGCGCTGTCACAGCGACGCCGGCAGTCAATTTACATCCATCCGGTACGGCGAGCGGCTGGCCGAGATCGGTGCCACCCCGTCGATCGGGACTGTCGGGGACTCGTTCGACAATGCGTTGGCCGAGACCGTGAACGGTTACTACAAGGCCGAGTTGATCTACGGACCCGGACGACCCGGACCGTGGCGGACCGTCGAAGATGTCGAGTTGGCGACCCTGGGCTGGGTGCACTGGCACAACACGGCCCGGCTGCACGGCTACCTCGGCGATCTACCACCAGCAGAGTACGAAGCCACGTTCTACGCTACGAAACGGACCGACCAACCCCTGGCCGGAATCCAATAGCTCGAGCCTCCATCAGACCCAGTGCGGTTCAGCTTCTGGTGCTCTCATCAGGCGCCCTATGAGGGTTCGAGTCCCTCCGGCCCCACATTGGTGGCACTCAGTTCTGGCTGCGAACACAGGGGATGTGCTTGGTCATATTCCTCCCGGCGTCCGCAGGGTGTCCGCAGTGAGATCTGCGGCGAGGTCCAGGGCGACACCGACAGCTTCGAAGTCGTTCTCCAACAGGTCGGCGTAGACATCGAGTGTCATGGCCGCCGATGCGTAGCCGAGCACTCGCTGAACGGCCTTCACGTTGGCCCCTGCCACATCGCCAAGGCCGCGGCTGTGTGCCGAAGGTCGCGCGGTGTGACCCTCGGGATGCCAGCGGTTCGCCAGGCGGCTTCGAATCACCCGCGGGTGCCGTTCGGCTGCCGCATGTACCCCCCCAACGGGGCCTCGAAGACCAGCGCATCCCCGTCCTTCCCTTCGCACCGCCGAGCCAAGCGACCGATCAGGAACGCCGGTACCGGCACGGTCCTCTGGTGGTGTGACTTGGGTGTACCGACCTCTACGTATCCGTTCAGCCCGAGCGCGTGGTGAGCCACAGTCAAACGCCGGCGAAGAAGGTTCAGGTCCTGCACCCGCAGTCCGGCCATCTCGCCCCGCCGGGGTCCGCACTACCCCAAGGTCAACACCACGGTGTCGCACTTCCCCGGCCACCGCTAGGTCCTGGAGCTGCCGGTGCGTCAGATACACATGAGGCTTCTGCGCCGTCGCAACGAACAGGCCAAGATTGCAGAATGAGCAGTGATTACCGGTTCCTCACCTTCTGGAGGGTGGGCGGCACCGTGCAAGAGGTGATGGCGGTCCTAGGTGACCCCCAGGCTCTGCCCAGGTGGTGGCCGTCGGTGTATCTGAGCGTCGTCGAAGTCAGCGGCGCGGCACCGGATGGAACAGGCGCGGTGGTTGACCTTCACACCAAGGGCTGGCTTCCGTACACGCTGCGGTGGGCGCTGACGGTCACCGAGCCGATGACCGACAGGGGCTTCGCGCTGACCGCGACGGGGGACCTGACGGGAACTGGTCGGTGGACCTTCACCACCGACGGACCGGAGGTCCTGATCAGTTACGACTGGCAGGTCAGCGCCACCACACCGCTCCTGCGCCGGTTGAGCTGGCTGCTCAAGCCGGTCTTCTCCGCCAACCATCGTTGGGCCATGGCCCGCGGCCAGGAAAGCCTTCGGTTGGAGTTGCGTCGAAGGCGGCCACCCGGTCCGGGCGAAGGACCGGTACCGCCGCCACCGCCGCCGACGTTCCGGTGGCTCACCCGGCGACGCCACCACCTATCCCCGCCGGCCCACTAGTAGCGCCCCCGGTTCGGACCAAGTGGGCTAGCGGAGGTCCGACGCCCGCGGGGAGCGAGATGCTCCCCCGCGATCTCCGCGGAGAGCTGTACCGCAACCGCTTCCCTTCGAGTGCTCCGCATCGCCCAGCTCGGTAACGGCCGCGCAACACCCTGGATGCCGGCGACCCCGGTCGCTAAGATCAGACGGCAAGATCGACGGATCGCCAGGTTTTAGCAGCCGTTAGTCCAGGGCTGGTGCGTGCCTTGGACCTGATGATCGGAGGCTGGCCAATGTCTGATGCAGGTGGAGTTGTGGTTGCCCGGGATCGCGTGTTGCCGGCCACTAGGGCGCTGTCGATCGTGATCATTCCCTTCCTGTTGGTGGCGTTCGTGTTGTTGTTCTTCTGGCCATCTGCCAACGACACGGCACGCCTGTTCGCCTGGCGGATTGTTCCTGATTTCACTTCGATGGTGCTCGGATCGGTATACCTTGGTGGGGCCTACTTCTTCTTCCGCGCCGCGACGGCGACACAATGGCATAGGGTCGGGGGCGGGTTCATTCCAGTGGGGCTGTTTGCCTCGTTGATGGCCGTCGCGACGATCGCGCATTGGGGCAAGTTCATTCACACCAATATCGCGTTCTGGCTGTGGGTCACCCTGTATTTCACGACCCCCTTCCTCGTTTTCGCCGCGTGGTTGTGGAACCGGCGGGAGCAGTTCGGGAGAACCGACGGCGATCCAATGCTGCGGCCGCGCACGACCCTGGTCATTGGCGTGGCCGGCGT
This window of the Nakamurella panacisegetis genome carries:
- a CDS encoding tyrosine-type recombinase/integrase → MHELAAASGKYGSLVLTLAYCGLRWGEATGLRVMDVSLSQRRLAIAQNAVGLGAHVHVGTPKTHHRRTVPVPAFRIQRLAELCEDRQPSDLVFQAPKGGYLRQPNGTLGWFEKAWQDAGVPRLTPHDLRHTAASLAVSAGANVTPYLPRLCPFRAREPDKTDRTGVFSQVTEVGPEGLEPSLART
- a CDS encoding toll/interleukin-1 receptor domain-containing protein, with product MTDSQHVFVSYVHEDSDRVDLLCKVLEAAQIPYWRDRNNLGPGDAWKTKIREAIQSNALVFLPCFSERSRAKSTTHMNEELTLAVDEFRKMPPGRVWLMPVRFDDGPVPVWDLGAGRSLGDLNYVDLFGDAYAVGAAALVAAVSRLMGESGPDAATVQAAVAQADEGDRPSLVRRLTKEMLPDPARRIELDDTIRQETRTVLTALDDSQRFPIDTLPGATRDQQIVSVVEYATAIWHLVQPFCESLQVATRWADLTQLAPWTAGLRSFGSDATKVRAGFPVITDLRHIPLLVSTMAVGLTGVGSDRWENVKALVVDPTVTGRGSETAESLINVSTPWSPFANLDMTAHALARATVFGEEPAAALAVFTVGRVGQYHTPVNEWLHAILRPMFLDLFPDDETYNQEFDRAEIMLGLISADIGLQRAEGTGSSWRRSRWFGRSTWRAGHSHPNMLAIASSQLDLQQADWAPLRGGLFGRDPARARAAIDTYRTTFDQVSNERSW
- a CDS encoding AfsR/SARP family transcriptional regulator, producing the protein MTLASRPVRIQICGQLAVERDGQRLDTALPGRQGRLLFIYLVANRHRHIPRDELAEALWREPDPAAFDARLNPLISKLRRVLGAEAVEGRATLRLCMPGAWVDLEAALDAIHHAESAVAQRDWSRAWGPVLVALFAAERGFLPGEDAAWINEIRNQLDMLRLRALECYAAAELGIAGTELAGAERAGRQLIRLAPLRESGYRYLMQALTAQDNLAEALEVYQRLCDTLRDQLGVSPSPATRNLYQRLLSAT
- a CDS encoding DUF1059 domain-containing protein → MAKMIRCECGFVVRGDTDDQVVGAIREHMAADHPALLKAVSRQDLLGWIQVE
- a CDS encoding cupin domain-containing protein, encoding MPELNRTGLIRMSLDEPEEVRTFEAGSGQLELVNLHAGPVGRATFQPGWRWSTHVKPIAATESCQAAHTGYFVSGRMKVVMTDSGEEIEYGPGDFAIMAPGHDAWILGDEPCVVIDWQGFADYAKPHN
- a CDS encoding ISL3 family transposase — its product is MADSTFATPDLTTFARLDTLGLQVTGQFLEPDRAVLACRAVKGDELCRACGEPGRPRDSTTRRLAHEPFGWRPTILLVTVRRFRCDGCGLVWRQDTSAAAEPRARLSRGGLRWALTALVCQHLTVARIAEALGVSWNTANDAVLTEGRRVLISDPSRFDGVRVIGVDEHVWRHTRRGDKFVTVIIDLTPVRDRTGPARLLDMVEGRSKQVFKTWLSQRPETWRTGVEVVAMDGFTGFKTAAVEELDEVTVVMDPFHVVRLAGQCLELCRRRIQLATTGHRGHSGDPLYSARRTLSTGADLLTEKQQLRIAELFANEQHLAVEATWGVYQIMISAYRDPNRAAGKNRIRQLIDSLASGVPAALIEVRTLGRTLRKRASDILAYFDRPGTSNGPTEAINGRLEHLRGSALGFRSLTNYIARSLMETGGFRPGLHLRLR
- a CDS encoding type II toxin-antitoxin system PemK/MazF family toxin, whose protein sequence is MMRRGEIRLVDLDPVRGSEANKQRPAVVVSNDRANSAAARLGRGVVTVVPLTSNTARVFPFQVLIPADAVGLRVASKAQAEQVRSVAVERVGPSLGLLQASLLAEIDDALRLHLDL
- a CDS encoding ribbon-helix-helix domain-containing protein, whose amino-acid sequence is MKLSVSLPDDDVAVLDEHARRAGLGSRSAALHQAIRLLRRSSLEDDYAAAWEDWDRSGEREMWETTASDGLS